GCCTGAGAAGCCGGAGAAACCGGAGGAGCCGGAGAAGCCTGAGAAGCCTGAGAAACCGGAGGAGCCGGAGGAGACAGAGAGCCCTGAGCCGGTGGAGCCGGCAGCGCTGGCCCTCAGCAAAGCTGCTTCGGCGGAGGAGGTTCGGCGCGGGGACTCCTTCACCTATGGCCTGCAGGTGGCGCACCTTGATGGCGGGGCTGCCTCCCAGGTGCGGCTCACGGATGAGATTCATCATCAGGTCCGGGTCGACGAGGTCACCGTCGGCGAGGAGGACGTGTGGCAGGTCTGCGAGGTCACTGGCCAGGACGAGGACGGATTCGGCGGCCTGCTTGCCTGCGAGCTGGCAGGAACCTTCGGCTCGGAGGACGAGTTGGATGAGGTGGAGCTGGACGTGACCATCAACCCTGAGCTGGCTGGCCGGTATCTCACCAACAGCGCTGAGCTGACCTGGTGCGATGAGGATGGCGAGACCTGCGCCTCCGACCAGGACTCCGTGGAGGTTCAGATTCGGGATGCCAACAATCCTTGGGCTCCCGAGCCCGAGGAGCCCGAGCCCACTGAGCCCGGGGAGTCGGAGAGCCCGGAGCCTGCCGAGGAGCCGGAGCCCACTGAGCCCAGGGAGTCGGAGAGCTCGGAACCTCCTGAGGAGCCGGAGCCCATCGAGCCTGAGGATGAGCTCGAGGAAGAGGAGCGTGAGGACGCGGCTGACTCCCCTGCGGCTGCCGGCGAGCCCACGCCCGTTGACGAGGATTCCCCCGAGCCGTCACCGGCCGGGGGCGAAGAGACCACTTCTGGTCAGCCCAGCGAGTCCCCATCCGAGCCGCCTCACTCGGATGACGAAGAGGATGAGCTGGCGCAGACCGGAGTGAGCACCGGAGGAATAGCACTGGGTGCACTTGCCCTGCTTCTCTCCGGTGCAGGGACCTGGTGGGCGGCGAAATCCCCACGCCGCCGCACTGAGGTCTCATAACAGAGGGAACGGGAACAGGAGGTCGTCGGCTGAGCGGTCAGGATCCGGGGAAGGGCCCGATGCGCATCTGCCGGCGGCCTCCGCCTCTGTGAAGAATCAGATACCGAACAGCTGGAACTATCAGGACACGGCGTGTGAGGACTGCACCGGGAAGGGCAGTCCTCACACGCCGTCCACTTCGGCCCCAAGGAGAGCCTGCCATGGTGAAGAGCGTTGAGCTCGAAGAGTTTCGTCAGAGGATGGACCATTATCTCGCCGGCACGGAGCCGATCGTCATCCACCGGGACGGCGCCACGCTCGGGCACTGCATTCCGCTCGCTCAGCGTCAGCCCGCGCCCCAGGCTGAGCGCAACACCGAGGAGACTCGGCGGCGCATCCGTGAGCGCAGGGAACGCATCGAGGCCGGCCTCGGCGGCTGAGCCCTTCTGGGGAGGGAGACGCTGAGAGCCGGCAGGTGAGGACTCAGGCCGCGGCCGGCGCGGCCAGCGGACGCCGCACCGGGTAGTCCTGCCCCTCAAGGATCACCTGTGCGCCCTTCAGGCTGGCCGCATTGAGGAGCACGGGAGCGAGCAGGTTCGCGCAGGGCTCGCCCTGCGAGGTGTTCACCACGACCAGCACACGCACCTCATGATCGGAGTCTGCCCCCACCTCAGCCAGGTGATCCCGGACCCGGGGAGAGTAGTCAGGCATGTGAACCGCCGGGTCAAGCAGGAAAAGCTTCAGCTCCGGCATCTCGACTGCGTCCAACGAGTAGAGGCCGACAGCGTCCTCGACCTCATTGAGGGTGAACTGGGTCAACGGAGCAAGTCCCGGCAGGGAGTCCGGGAACGTCAGCTGCGCCATCACCGCAGGTAGTCCATCAGGGACGTCTGCATCACCCGGGCTGAAGCCATCAGCGCTGCCTGGTAAGCAACCTCCTGGGCCTGCAGGTCCAGGGCCGCTGAGGCGAGGTCGGCGTCCTCCAGCTCACTCCTGCGGGTCTCCAGACGCACTTTGTCATCCGCCAGGACCTCCTCCTGACGCAGGGACGTGGCGTGCTGGGCCCCCACACTTGCCTGAACCGACTGCACCCGTGAGAACCAGCCGTCCAGCTCACCGAGCGTCTCCTGCAGAGGCTCGCCGGAACGAATGTCAGCCGCGGCGCGCTCCAGCATCGCG
The sequence above is drawn from the Nesterenkonia populi genome and encodes:
- a CDS encoding flagellar assembly protein FliW; its protein translation is MAQLTFPDSLPGLAPLTQFTLNEVEDAVGLYSLDAVEMPELKLFLLDPAVHMPDYSPRVRDHLAEVGADSDHEVRVLVVVNTSQGEPCANLLAPVLLNAASLKGAQVILEGQDYPVRRPLAAPAAA